The DNA window GAGTATTAAAAAGGTGTATCCAACTGGCTTGTCCTGCTCTTGTTCTTctcctctcagcctcctctgaGGCACAGTTGAGAAGGGAGCCCTTCTTGTGAGACCTGACTGCTCTTGTGGTTTTACCTCCTAACCAAAATTGCCCGAGGAAGGAAAATCCTTTCCCAGCCATGCACCTCACCATCAGCCAAACCCTCAGCATATGAAAAAGACTCATCAGCCTGAGACTTGGCAGGATTTTCTGTTCAACCAGACTGCCACCCATGCTCCAAGCtgttccatttcttttcatgtCTCTCCTCAGGGGAACCACCATTGGTTTGCTGTGCCCCAGTTTCCTGACAAAAAGCTCTATTTCTCAAAATgagcttttccctctgtgttaTGCAAAGTCCATTTGGTGGAACCAAGAGCTGACcttggagagcagctgtgttgGAAGTCTACAAATCCAGTTGGTGGCTACAGAGTTGTTTtagctgttttcctttctggagCAGTAAAAATGCCCATGTTAGCAGTGAAACCTTCTGGAGTGACAGGCAGAACTAAATATTTATAGGAAATTGCATTGTGTCAGAGGGAGAGATATAATAGGGAGAATCAGAAAGAGGTAAATAGAATGAGGCACATGAAGAAATGCCCTGATTCTGAGAGGATGGGAAGGTGGATGGTCATGGAGAAGTGCAGACAGAGGGTCTGCACTAACCTGCTCAGTTAGCATGCTCCCATCTTCTGTGCTTTGTCTACATGTCAGCTGGCAATTTGTGCCTAAGGAAAGCTCAAGGGGTGATTCTTCCACATGGTCATCTGCAGGATCCCCAACAGGGTGGTCTCCATGAAAAGTTTCAGTGGGCTGTTGGCTGAAGAACCAAGATGATTCACTACCAGAGAAGAAAGAACCAGAGAGGGAGTGTTTCAGGCAAGATAAGAAtcaatattttctcttcctcactTCTTTCATCTTCCCCACTGGTTGTTTCCAGAATTGCTGCTCTTGAGGCTGCCAGGTGTTTTTCCGAGTCTCTCTCACACAAACAGGAATGTTGTTCTCAGCATGCACCTCAGTCCACTGTGAAAAAAAGCCTGGCACCTCCTGGCAGAGTGTCCCCCGAGGAAAGCTGTGTTGGGCCCCACCTCTCTACTTTCTCATCTGTAGAGCCTGGTCCTTTTGTGCTGGGACCAGGACACCTCCAGAGGGGTGAGGAGGAACAACTATGAAAACCTTAAACCCCAGTTCCAATTCCTCATCATCTTGGATGGCTCCCACCTCCCTGAGTACATACTAGTGCTGTGCCTTCCATCCACCCAGCCTGGAACTTCTACCAGCAAAGTTTAGCATGGGGAGAGGTTTCTTACCTTGGTAACACAGATCTGCCTTCTGTTATCTTGCTGGAGATCCTATCATCATGTGCGGTTTGGTGGAAAACAGATTCCTTCTGAAACAAGGCTCTGTTGttcccagcaggatgaggggaTGGAGAAGACTTGGTACGGATGAATCACCCAGTGCACTGATTCTGTTGTAAATTGGTAATAATACACACTAAGACAGTTGAGTCAGTTTTGTCTGTGAGAGTAACTGTTCCTTGATCTCTCTGTCTTTATCTTTACCCATGACTTTTTTCACCTTATTTGCTCCCTGTGTCGGAATTGAGAAAATCTGTGTGAGCGTCTGGCAGCCAGTCAAGATTGAATGCACCAAaggacatagaatcatagaatcatggaaaatgctgagttggaagggacccatcaggatcactgagtccaacccctggccttTAGCAGGGTACCCCAACAATACCACCATGttcctgagagcattgtccaaacttGTCTTGtgctcagacaggcttggtgctgtgaccagtgccctggagagcctgttcctgTCCCCagtcaccctctgggtgaagaaccttttcctgatatcaaATTTAAACCTCTCCTGACTCAGCTCCAGGTATTTCCTCGAGTCCTGTCACTGATGCCACGAGAGTGAAGTGATCAGgacctgcccctctgctgccccccaggAGGATGCTGAAGACTGCAAGGAGGTCTCCCTttagtctcctcttctccagctgaacagaccaagtgccctcagccgctcctcatgcttcccctcaaggcctttCACCATCCTCATGGCCTCCTTTAGACACTCTCTAATgacttaatatctttcttattttgcagtgccccaaactgccccaataTTGCAGGCGAGGCTGCTCCAGTGTTGCCTAAacttttagaaaacatttcaagaCAACATTCGTATAGGTAAAGTAGAAAGCAgttctttaaaaagtattttcaggtGCATGGTGTAGGTACATATGCAGGATATGGGTGCAGGTGAAAAGGTGCACACACAGTATGGGAGTTATACAAATTTATAACATTACCTAATTGTCATAACTAAAGATTGCATCCAGCCCATTAACTGTCCACCTTCGTACCATCTTGGTTCCACCCTGAGAACCTCTTCCAGATCTGCCCCTCGGCATGCCTCCTTGGAATTGAGTCAGGGATCTCAAGACCCCTTACTTCTTCACTTTCATCATCTTCATGCCACTTTTCCCTTcttggagcttctccaaggtcCCCGGGTCTTCTATCTTGTTTTGGCTAAAATGGTATCTTACTCCTCTAGTTTTGGTACATAAGTCTAAGCAAGATCTTCTGGCAGCCATCTCACCCTTGAGATAGAAACTCAAGAATGTAGCACAGAGCTAGAAACTCTTAGCTGTTGCTTCAAATGTAAGAAACTTATACACCTAtacaaaaatctacaaatataaaatatatacaaatacacatgaatatacaaaaatacatatgtatttatacaaatatataaaatcttaaggcatcaccagtgcagagtggagtgggacaatcccctccttccctcagccTGTGACTCTGGGCCTGATGCCCTCTCAGACATGATTGGCCCTCCTGGAGCTTCTCTCCAGCATTTTGTTCCCCAGTCCATAACCAGAGCCAGGGTGGCCCCACACCAGATGCAGAATCcggcacttccccttgttgaacttcctaTGGTTGGTGATTACCCATCTCTAATTTATTGAGTactctctgcagggcctctctgccctCAGGGGAGTtagcagctcctcccagtttcgTGTCATCAGCAATCTCACTCAGTATCcattccagtcctgtgtccaagtcattaaTGAATCCTAGAATCCTAGAAAAAATCTAGAATCCCAGAACtgcttggattggaagggaccttagtGATTATTCTGACCtcttgctgtgggcagggacaccttccagcagcccaggttgctccaagccccatccaacctggtctgggacacttccaaggatgaggcagccacagcttctctgggcaacctgtgccagtccTTGCCTTTGCCTTCTGCAAGTCAGGTGGTGTAGCTGAAGCTCTTCTCAGTGAGGATCAAGGCAAAAAAGTAGTCGTTGGATACCGCAGCTTTCTCCATGTCCTGGGTAAACAGGTCTCCTGTTTTCTTCTAGAGAGGGCCCACATTTTCTctagttttccttttatttacaaCACACCCCTAAAAGCTTTCCCTGTTGCCCTTGATGTCTCTGTCCAGTCTCAATTCCATAAGGGCTTTAAGTTTCTGAACCTGATCCCTGACTGCTTGGGCAATTTCTCTGTCACCACAATGGTCCAGTGGGAGTGAAGTGAATGACTGCTCTTGCTCAGTTCCAGAGTAGGCAATGGTGCAAACTTAGAGGACCAAAAATCTATCCCAGGTTTGGAGGAGACAAAGTGCTATAAAGAAGGCACAGGGTCTTTGGGCACCCTGGGAACTGAAGTGCTCAGTGGGAGTGTTGGATTCACCAGGAGTGGTGACTTCCTTTTGTGGATGATACTAATCCTAACTTGAGAATTACCTCAGCCCTGAATATCTGGAAATCAACTGGGCCCTGGCAGGTGCTGAAGGACCATATGAGGTACACTGACCTCTGCCCATGTGTGCTTGACCATTGATCCTAGACCAAGTAGTGGAGGAGAGGGGAAGTGAGAGGTGAGACTGTGGACTGTTCCCACACATTATTGTCTCCCCCCTCCTTTCATCCTTTGGAGTCATCCTCGATTTGAACATCCTACTCTAGAAAAAAGCTCATGAGAGATCTGTTGCCCAAGAGCCAAAGGGGCTACTGACCTCATCCACTGATCTGCAACCATGGGCTCCTCACTCGAAGGAAGCAGTGGTTGGGCAGCTCCCCATTCACAGAACATATTCCAGGGTACAGTGCTCCAGACGCACCCGAGAAGAGATGCTGCAAGGGCTGGTGGCCATTGGTTGTGGAGTAGTCAGGAATATCTCCCTCACCTCCAAGGGAAAGGGCACAAAAGACAACCCAGCGAAGTGAGTCCCactctttccttcctctggcaATGAGGAAAGGTCTCCTTTACCCCAACCTAATCCTTTCCAAAAAACAACTTTTCTCCTGGAGCAGACTGGGAGAATTGCCACAGAATGAAGGATGACTCAGAGGCCCATGCTTGGATGCACGAAAAATTTAATGGCTctaaagaggagaaggaggtggcTCATAGAGAGCACCAGGAACAGCCACTAAGATGCAGTGCAGGTTCTACAGTGTGTCGATGTGCCTGTCCTGCAGAAGGAGAGAGGCTGACATGTCCCCCTGGCTGGCCTGGAGAGACACAGACagcaaggaaaggagagagaggaaagtgGAAGATAGAAAAGTAGACAATGAGGAGGCTGTATGCTTCCTGCCACCATTTACAGAAGAATCCAGAGATGTATTCCAAGTACAAAGGTTTAAAACTCTATCTCTTGTCCAGCACCATGTTCTGAGGTCTTGGATGTTCTTGCTTAAAGATGTTGCCAACAGCTTTAGCAGGGGGGACATCTGCCACCATAGCACCTGGTGATGCAGGAGAGGTCAAAGCCCCCGGAGCTGACGGGCACTCCATcacagctgaggatgctgccaacGGCAGCGGAGGTGGAGGATCCCACCACGGtgttctgtgggaaggagctgaggatggggccgggcagggtcaCCACCACGGGAGAGGGCTGGATGGCCACGGTGgagtcctggcactgcctgacacagcactcattgcagctgttggccagcGGGGTTGGgccacagggctggcagcaagggttgcagggctggcagcaggacatgtCTCTGGCTCACAGGAACACCTGGGAGAAAGGCCAGGGAGAAGCACAAAGCACAGACacatgagaagcagctctgcacccAACCAGCCTGCAGCCAAGGCACCCCCTGGCCCACATTTCACTGCCCCGTTCAAAGCCCAGGAGGCACATCAACCAAGTTCCatcctctctctgcagagaaccttttccctccttccctctcccaggagAAGCAGCTCTCAGCCCTCAGCTAGCACAGCCCAAGTCAACTGAGACATTCAGCAAGGAAAGACCTAGTCTTGCAgtaggaggaggggaaggggcttCTCACTTACCTGATTCTGCAGGAGGAGGCAAGAGAAGTGGATGAGAGAGCAGAGACTTGGGCTGCCTTTTATAGCAGTCCTGCACTGCCTCAAACCCACAGGCACCCTTTGTGGAAGGCATAATTTTCTGACAGCTCATGTCAAATATGAACCATCCCAGGTAATGGTAGGGGCTGTGTCCTGgtttcctgcactgctgcctttcATTTCCTGGCTTCTGCTGTGTGCTTCCCCTTATGAAAAGTCTTTTGTAAGTATTGGGAGGAGAGGTACAAGGATTTCCGGGTCAGAAAGAATGCTCAGTGCTGTCAGAATGCTCAGGTCAAGGGCTGGtggtgtcctgtgctggcaggtgATGTTAATCTGGGTCATTCCTGTGGTCTTGTTTGTAGCAAAGTTGTGAGGAATGGGCATTGCTGTCATATTTGGGCTGTCATGTGAGGGGACATGACGCACCATTGTCTCTTGTTTCTCCCATCTCTCTTTGGTGGTCACTCCTTGTTTCACTCAGATGAGCGTCTGCTGGGAGAGTTTAACCCTATTGCTACACTAACAGTGCCCTCAGACAAATTGTGCTGTGCTCATTCATCTCGTTcatctttctctctgtgtgctgtcTGTAGGTCCTCTGGGGACACCAAGGAGTTTGTCTGGGCCCTGATCATTCTCCATGAGTTCTTTTCTGCTACACTTGTCCCTGGTATCTCCTCAGcagagtccccatccctgcacatctTTCCTGTCTTGCTTGACTCTGCTGACTCCCGGTGAGCATACAACTCTTTGCATTATTCCATGCAGGTGTGTATGAGCACGCATGTGTCATTCTGTACTTGGGTGACCCTCATGAGGGCATATGCTCATGATGTCCACAGAGAAGCATGTTCCCTTTGACATGAGGAATGGGAGCTGGTATGGAATTTACAGCTGAATGGTCATGACTTCAACCTGGCAGAGAGGTACCCAGAGAATTAGGACTGAAACACAGTCTCTACCTCCTGTGCCCTCTACTTCTTGCCCTATATACAGAGAGAAAGACCAAGGAAACCCATCTGCCTCTGCAGGTTGTTATATTTCAGTGGAACCCCTTATGCTGGAGTGTTACTGGTGCCTGGGATGGTACACAGACTCCTCATGTCCAGGCCAATGCCAGATGCACTTCTGCAGCTCATCCACTTGGTGCTGAGTGGGGCAAAGGTTGAGACCTCTCACCAAATGAGTATTGGATGGAAGGTGTTCAGGTGTTGTTTTGCTGTGAGGTGTAGAATGGATGGACACACCCAGCACAGAGGTAGCACAGCTGAGTGCAGTCCCCTTCCCTTTGGTGGCCTTGCTGAGGTCTTTACCATGTAGAGCTGCTGGGAGGCTCCCCTTCCTATTGGAGCAGCTTTCAAGTTTATGTCCTGGTGCTTGGCCCCAACCTGAGTTATGGCTCCAGCTGTGACAGATCTCTGCCTGTATCTGGCCACAGATCCCAGCAATCTCAGTTTGGACTCTGATAGATGTGTGACTTCCCACCTTGACTTGGGACCTTCCTCATCTCTATGTACACACCTGGTGATCACTAGATATTATTTAACCCCAAGTATTGTCATGAAACTCATCCTGACCATGACTCTCCGACTCACCGACATGTATTTCCAACTTGACCCCAGACACATGGAAGACAAAAGCTTGAGCCAGAACAAGAGCAGGACAACATAAAGTCTGTGCAGACTTGCAGACCTGGGATCTTCTTGTGATTTTGGGGAAAAgctgtgtttgctctgctgTCATCAATGTGCAGTGACTGTGCAGAGCAAAGAGCAAAATTACAACCCTGAACTCTTGTAAGGGCAGATTTTTGTCTCCTCAAGGACCTGCCAGAAAGAATCCTTTGGTAAAGTGCTCTGGTGGTT is part of the Pithys albifrons albifrons isolate INPA30051 chromosome 25, PitAlb_v1, whole genome shotgun sequence genome and encodes:
- the LOC139682634 gene encoding feather keratin Cos1-2-like, which encodes MACAEKCQQDMSCCQPCNPCCQPCGPTPLANSCNECCVRQCQDSTVAIQPSPVVVTLPGPILSSFPQNTVVGSSTSAAVGSILSCDGVPVSSGGFDLSCITRCYGGRCPPC